GATTTTCCCATCGATTTGTTCTTTTCTACTATGGAATCGTGGAGTTGCGATGATCGGCCCACCCAAGGCGTCTATTTCACTTAATCTCATTCCGGTGTTCGGGACCATTTTCGCCTTCTTTGTGCTTGGTGAAGTAATTTCCGTGCCGCAAATCATTGGAGGATGTCTAGTTTTTGTCGGAGTGTTCATTACTTCTTTTTCAAAAAAGAAAACAGTACAATTAGCTGAAGAAGCTTAGCGTTTATCATGGAATTAATAATAGGGGGAATTTACATATGTACGAAGAAGGTTTTGTGGAGGTTGCCGGCGGAAGAGTCTGGTACGAGATTTACAATAAGGATGCGAAAGGGACCCCGGTGATTATTTTACATGGAGGGCCTGGGTCTTCGACTTATTCTTTAAAAGGACTGAAGGAGCTGGGTGAGGATCGTCCTGTTGTAATGTATGACCAGCTCGGCTGCGGGAAGTCGGACCGGCCAGATGATCTATCATTATGGAAGGTCGACCGGTTTGTAGAGGAACTTGGCCAGGTTCGAGAGGCTCTGGAGCTTGACGAAGTACATATTCTTGGACACTCGTGGGGTACGACATTGGCGGCGGCCTATGTGCTGACAAAGCCAACTGGTGTGAAGAGCGTGATTTTTTCAAGTCCTTGCTTGAGTGCGCCGATGTGGGAAGAGGACCAAAAGCGGAATATCGCCAAGCTGCCAGCTGAGGTGCAGGAAACCATCTTGCGTTGTGAGGAGAGCGGCGAGACCGATTCTGAAGAGTTTAAAGCTGCCATTAAGGAATTTAATAAGCAATTCGTGTTCCGTGGAGAGCCAGATCTGGAGTGGATTAAGGCCGGATCCGGAATGAAGAATCCTGTTGTGTATGAAACGATGTGGGGGCCATCCGAGTTTACGGTGAAGGGAAATCTTAAGACTTTTGATTGCACACCGCAATTGGGAGAAATTGAGTGCCCGACGCTCTATACTTGCGGCCGTTACGATGAGGCGACTCCTGAATCGACTGAGTATTACGCGGAGAAGACGCCAATCTCAGAGTTCCATGTTTTTGAAGAAAGTGCCCATATGCCATATATGGAAGAACCAGAAGAATATTTGCAGGTGATTGGTGAATTTCTTGAGAAAATCGATCGCCAGGTGTGACTTTTGCTATACTGTTTCATGAATCCTTTATGTTAAGTTAATAGTGTTAATTAAGCCATAAAGGAGTTTTTTTCATGAGCTGTGGATGTTCTAGATTAGAAGATGGCAAAGCGATTGTTGACCATGTGAAGAGCAAAGGTAAGGAAAAGATAAAGCCGCGGGTCGCGCACCAAATCGCTTGCGAATGCGGGGAAATGTTCACAATGGACACGGTCATTACAAACTGCCCAAGCTGCGGCATGACGTACGGCGTCACACCTTGCAGTTCCGGGGATATCAATAAGGTAAAGGCTGCTGGAATTCAATATGCATAATAAAAAATCTCTCGAATTGTCGAGAGTTTTTTTGTTTTGGTATATGTGAAGGTGATGTCCTGCAATATTGATAAGATGCTATTGTCACACTTACTCATTGCTGAAGTTTTATTGCTAGATCGTTGCTTCAATGTCCCCAACAGGCTTAAATTGAGTTTTAAATACAGTGTGCTTTTTGCCAAGTCTATTCGTAACGATATAGGTTGTTTCCAATTCACGATCGACA
The window above is part of the Mesobacillus jeotgali genome. Proteins encoded here:
- a CDS encoding proline iminopeptidase-family hydrolase, which produces MYEEGFVEVAGGRVWYEIYNKDAKGTPVIILHGGPGSSTYSLKGLKELGEDRPVVMYDQLGCGKSDRPDDLSLWKVDRFVEELGQVREALELDEVHILGHSWGTTLAAAYVLTKPTGVKSVIFSSPCLSAPMWEEDQKRNIAKLPAEVQETILRCEESGETDSEEFKAAIKEFNKQFVFRGEPDLEWIKAGSGMKNPVVYETMWGPSEFTVKGNLKTFDCTPQLGEIECPTLYTCGRYDEATPESTEYYAEKTPISEFHVFEESAHMPYMEEPEEYLQVIGEFLEKIDRQV